The DNA region GCTCGACACGACCGCGCTCCTGCTGACGGTCGTCGAGGGTGGCAGCCGGACGCAGGCCCGGTTGACGTTCGCGATGGCTCGCCACGCGGTCGTCGACCTGGGGCTAGTGATCCGCCGGCAACCGAAAGCGCCGGTCGAGGACCGACTTCCGCCCGCCCGGCTGACCGAGCTGCTGGCGGCCTTGCGAACGGCCGGGGTGAAAGTCCGCGACGACGACGGGGCACGGGCCAAGCTGGAGGAACTTCGGGAGTTGTACGAGCCGTTTCTGGCCGGGTTGGGAACCTTCTTCCGGCTGCCAGTTCCGGTGGTGTGGCCGACCGAGGAGGGGCCGGACAACTGGCGAACGAGCGCGTGGGTGCGGCGGGCGGGGCCGCTGACATCGCTGGGTATTGATCCGAAGGACGATCACTTCAGCTGAGGTCGTCCGCGGGCGTTACGTATGAACTTTGTACTCTACGCGTCCATCCAGTTGACGAAACGGAGACCTGGGACTTGTTCGAAGTCCTGGCGATTGGCGGTCAAAAGTAGGGCATCATGGGCCAGGGCAAGGGCGGCGATCTTGCGGTCCATGGCTCCGATGTGGATGCCGGAAAAGCCGGCGAAGTGGTCGGCTGCAACGTCGTTAAATGGGGCGATGTGAAATGGGCGGAAGAAGTCGAAGAGTTCAGCCAATTCCCGGTACGGTCGAACCTGGCGCCTCGGTATCCGTTC from Fimbriiglobus ruber includes:
- a CDS encoding type II toxin-antitoxin system VapC family toxin, with the protein product MILLDTNHLSVLQIPGSDRRLRLVARLAIATDEVIGTTIVNVEEQMRGWLAAIAKERIPRRQVRPYRELAELFDFFRPFHIAPFNDVAADHFAGFSGIHIGAMDRKIAALALAHDALLLTANRQDFEQVPGLRFVNWMDA